In Balaenoptera acutorostrata chromosome 19, mBalAcu1.1, whole genome shotgun sequence, the following proteins share a genomic window:
- the CHD9NB gene encoding CHD9 neighbor protein, translating to MGCHSSKSTKVAGESQKPAEQPEGEEPNLGAGTEAADGKDASLKEGAPEQKN from the coding sequence ATGGGATGCCACTCCAGCAAGAGCACCAAGGTGGCGGGGGAGTCCCAGAAACCCGCAGAACAGCCCGAGGGAGAGGAGCCAAATCTGGGGGCTGGCACAGAGGCAGCAGATGGCAAAGACGCCTCCTTGAAGGAAGGTGCCCCTGAGCAGAAGAACTGA